In Tolypothrix sp. NIES-4075, one DNA window encodes the following:
- a CDS encoding UvrD-helicase domain-containing protein, producing MRGNPNPRTDHLVKTQQAPKWNNLPTKALRVPEIFLEEIESYARSLDGQCSPFEAIISALDKLTSEELAQIKLAIESLSDSVEAIALSLTPEEPQLSDSEIAAYTAKFGFVPSKYQLAIADWILRGKGHGCCNSVAGSGKSTTLKIAAKTLEESGLRPSEIKICVFGKLNAQDLIKKFGQAWKESISTLHSAGFSLVKKELGIRSSYDIDVNGQKYKRIAQDLELIPKRGNPVGRLKAEKIIGNDNDFLKLVDLVRLTNQQPTQQVVTAIASHFEIDDIWEPDLIARWTEYCLRIGEEKAINKECLDFTDQIWLPVKWRLNEAKWFKPYKFVLVDEAQDLNAAQLELALILAGSTGRILAVADPRQAIMGFAGADNKSYENIVSRTSAVELPLSICYRCPRSHIQLVKITHPHIPIEPKPDAKEGTITQIDKDDVEKLIKSGDFIIGRKTAPLVSLCIKLISQGIKATVKGKDIGESLKKELDQIAKLPGYNFKFFNDAIAQYRQTKTQQYLGLDNEEDLLDKLKDRLQAIAAIYQSQPQAMGIEDLKSYIDTLFSDDNSPITLSTCHKAKGLEGDRIFIYKPEDMPMRWKNQQEWQLEQEQNLLYVALTRSKSELFIVGYPDWYTPPPEEELVIEF from the coding sequence ATGAGAGGAAATCCAAACCCCCGAACTGACCACCTAGTAAAAACACAACAAGCGCCAAAGTGGAACAATTTACCAACCAAGGCTCTGAGAGTACCAGAAATATTCTTAGAGGAAATTGAAAGCTATGCGCGATCGCTTGACGGACAATGCAGCCCTTTTGAAGCCATAATTTCTGCATTAGACAAGCTCACATCAGAGGAATTAGCTCAGATAAAACTAGCTATAGAATCCTTGTCTGATTCTGTAGAAGCAATCGCCTTGAGCCTAACACCCGAAGAACCACAATTATCTGATAGCGAAATTGCAGCGTACACGGCAAAGTTTGGCTTTGTACCCTCTAAATATCAGCTAGCGATCGCTGACTGGATTCTTAGAGGAAAGGGACACGGGTGCTGTAATTCGGTAGCCGGATCTGGTAAAAGTACCACACTTAAGATTGCGGCTAAAACTCTTGAGGAATCGGGCTTAAGACCCAGTGAAATCAAAATCTGTGTATTTGGTAAACTTAACGCTCAAGACTTGATTAAGAAGTTTGGGCAAGCTTGGAAAGAGTCAATTAGTACTCTGCACAGTGCTGGTTTCTCACTGGTAAAGAAAGAGCTTGGAATTAGGAGTAGCTACGATATTGATGTTAATGGACAGAAGTACAAACGCATTGCCCAAGACTTAGAACTAATTCCTAAACGTGGTAATCCAGTTGGTAGATTAAAAGCTGAGAAAATCATCGGTAATGACAATGACTTTCTTAAATTAGTTGACTTAGTACGTTTGACCAATCAACAACCAACGCAGCAGGTAGTTACTGCGATCGCATCTCACTTTGAAATTGATGATATTTGGGAACCTGACCTTATAGCTCGGTGGACTGAGTACTGTTTGAGAATTGGTGAAGAAAAGGCGATTAACAAGGAATGCCTAGACTTCACCGATCAGATTTGGTTGCCCGTGAAGTGGCGGTTAAATGAGGCTAAATGGTTCAAACCTTATAAGTTTGTACTCGTAGACGAAGCACAGGATTTAAATGCTGCACAGTTAGAATTAGCTTTGATACTTGCTGGGTCAACTGGTCGTATTCTGGCAGTTGCAGATCCGAGACAGGCGATAATGGGCTTCGCCGGTGCCGACAACAAAAGCTATGAGAACATTGTCAGCCGCACTAGCGCTGTAGAGTTGCCACTTTCAATCTGTTACAGATGTCCGCGATCGCACATTCAATTAGTCAAAATAACCCATCCCCACATTCCCATTGAGCCAAAACCAGATGCAAAAGAAGGAACTATTACCCAGATTGACAAAGACGATGTTGAGAAGCTAATTAAGTCTGGTGACTTTATTATCGGTCGTAAAACTGCACCACTAGTTAGTCTTTGTATCAAATTAATCAGCCAGGGAATTAAGGCTACAGTTAAAGGTAAAGATATAGGGGAATCTTTAAAAAAAGAACTTGACCAAATAGCCAAGCTACCAGGATATAACTTCAAGTTTTTTAATGATGCAATTGCTCAGTATAGACAAACTAAAACGCAGCAGTATCTGGGATTAGATAATGAGGAAGATTTGCTTGACAAACTCAAGGATAGATTACAAGCGATCGCAGCTATTTATCAATCTCAGCCCCAAGCAATGGGAATTGAAGATTTGAAGTCTTATATTGATACTTTATTTAGTGATGATAACTCCCCTATCACTCTCAGTACTTGTCATAAAGCTAAAGGTTTAGAAGGCGATCGCATCTTCATTTATAAACCTGAAGATATGCCCATGCGCTGGAAAAATCAGCAGGAGTGGCAACTTGAACAAGAACAGAATTTACTCTATGTAGCTCTAACTCGTAGTAAATCCGAATTATTTATTGTGGGGTATCCAGACTGGTACACACCCCCACCAGAGGAAGAATTGGTAATCGAATTCTAA